Proteins from a single region of Geothrix sp. PMB-07:
- a CDS encoding glycyl-radical enzyme activating protein: protein MSAGAVPVPAEKGRIFNLQRYSLQDGPGLRTTVFLKGCPLACAWCHNPESQSPAPKLITQESRCIACGTCLDALRPGELPEDRPEQCVDLCPTGARQLLGREVTVDELMEELLRDRLFFDQSGGGVTLSGGEPLMQPGFVLSTLEALRQRGVHTALDTCGLGRREDLLAAAALADVVLFDLKHMDDAQHRHWTGAGNAAILANLEALSQVHGGIWIRVPVIPGVNDDLANLEATARFVAGLPGVRRLDLLPYHSTGAAKFRRLGMDYTLEQVEPPTPERMAGLAALFQAHGITATLGGNP from the coding sequence ATGAGTGCAGGCGCCGTCCCGGTGCCCGCGGAGAAGGGCCGGATCTTCAACCTCCAGCGCTATTCGCTCCAGGATGGGCCAGGCCTCCGCACCACGGTGTTCCTGAAGGGCTGCCCGCTGGCCTGCGCCTGGTGCCACAACCCTGAGAGCCAATCGCCAGCGCCGAAGCTCATCACGCAGGAGAGCCGCTGCATTGCCTGCGGCACCTGCCTGGACGCGCTGAGGCCCGGCGAGCTGCCTGAGGACCGGCCAGAGCAGTGCGTGGATCTCTGCCCCACGGGCGCCCGCCAGCTGCTGGGCCGTGAGGTGACGGTGGACGAGCTGATGGAGGAGCTGCTAAGGGATCGCCTCTTCTTCGACCAGTCCGGCGGCGGCGTCACGCTGTCCGGCGGTGAGCCGCTGATGCAGCCGGGCTTCGTGCTGAGCACCCTCGAGGCGCTGCGTCAGCGCGGCGTCCACACCGCGCTCGATACGTGCGGCCTGGGACGGCGGGAAGACCTGCTGGCCGCCGCTGCGCTGGCCGATGTGGTGCTCTTCGACCTCAAGCACATGGATGACGCCCAGCACCGCCACTGGACCGGTGCCGGGAACGCCGCCATCCTCGCCAACCTCGAAGCGTTGAGTCAGGTCCACGGTGGCATTTGGATTCGCGTGCCGGTGATCCCGGGGGTCAATGACGACCTCGCCAACCTGGAGGCCACGGCCCGCTTCGTGGCGGGGCTTCCGGGTGTGCGGCGCCTGGACCTGCTGCCCTATCACAGCACGGGCGCGGCCAAGTTCCGCCGCCTGGGCATGGACTACACCCTGGAACAGGTCGAGCCGCCCACGCCGGAGCGCATGGCTGGTCTTGCGGCACTGTTCCAGGCCCACGGCATCACCGCCACCCTTGGAGGCAACCCATGA
- the hypD gene encoding trans-4-hydroxy-L-proline dehydratase: MNERTARLRQESLDAVPSLSSERAELITAFYRQNLGKYAIPVMRARAFHHICRFKTVWIGAGELIVGERGPRPKAVPTYPELTCHTAEDLRILDTRPMTRYRVAPEMIEVYEQEIIPYWQGRSLRDQLFEALPAEWHAAYEAGAFTEFMEQRAPGHTVLDDKIYGKGLRDFQADIACSLALLDFEKDPEAQDKRAQLEAMAISCDALILLAERHADEAEHLAAQEADPLRAGELRRIAQVCRRVPAQAPRDFQEALQYYWFCHQGVITELNGWDAFSPGHLDQHLWPFYQQGLREGSLTKEAARELLECFFVKFNNHTSPSKVGVTAAESGTYTDFANLNLGGLRPDGSDGSNELTDLLLDIIDEMHLLQPSSNMQVSRKTPDATLKHALRVIRNGYGFPSLFNADAVVEEQLRQGKTLEDARAGGCSGCVEVGAFGKEAYILTGYFNLSKMLELALHNGFDPRLGRQLGPQTGEATTFQSFEDLLRAFETQTRHFLDIKIRGNQIIERLYATRMPAPFLSVLTDDCIKAGKDYNAGGARYNNTFIQAVGIGSVTDSLAALQQVVFERGDLALPQLVAVLDRDFSGDEVLRQRLLNKTPKYGNDDDAADEVMVRVFRFLFQAIDGRPNGKGGAYRLEMLPTTCHVYFGQVCQASADGRRAGEPLSEGISPVQGADRQGPTAVLRSAAKMDHVKTGGTLLNMKFTPGLLEGEGGIDRLHHLVRSYFKMDGHHIQFNVVTAAKLREAQADPEAHRGLIVRVAGYSDYFCDLSLALQEEIIRRTEHEAFSQ, encoded by the coding sequence ATGAACGAACGCACCGCACGGCTCCGCCAGGAAAGCCTCGACGCCGTTCCCTCCCTCAGCTCCGAGCGAGCTGAGCTGATCACCGCCTTCTACCGGCAAAACCTGGGGAAATACGCCATTCCCGTGATGCGGGCGCGGGCCTTCCACCACATCTGCCGCTTCAAGACCGTGTGGATCGGCGCGGGCGAGCTCATCGTGGGCGAGCGCGGACCCCGCCCCAAGGCCGTGCCCACCTATCCTGAGCTCACCTGCCACACGGCGGAGGATCTGCGCATCCTCGACACGCGCCCCATGACCCGCTACCGCGTGGCGCCGGAGATGATCGAGGTCTACGAGCAGGAGATCATCCCCTACTGGCAGGGACGGAGCCTGCGGGACCAGCTCTTCGAGGCGCTGCCCGCGGAGTGGCACGCGGCCTACGAGGCGGGAGCCTTCACCGAATTCATGGAACAGCGGGCGCCCGGCCACACGGTGCTGGACGACAAGATCTACGGCAAGGGCCTGCGCGATTTCCAGGCGGACATCGCCTGCTCGCTGGCGCTGCTGGATTTCGAGAAGGACCCGGAAGCCCAGGACAAGCGGGCCCAGCTGGAGGCCATGGCCATCTCCTGCGATGCCTTGATCCTCCTCGCAGAGCGCCATGCCGACGAGGCCGAACACCTGGCCGCGCAGGAGGCCGACCCCCTTCGCGCCGGGGAACTGCGGCGCATCGCCCAGGTCTGCCGCCGCGTGCCGGCCCAGGCGCCCCGAGACTTCCAGGAGGCCCTGCAGTACTACTGGTTCTGTCACCAGGGTGTGATCACCGAGCTGAACGGCTGGGATGCCTTCAGCCCCGGCCACCTGGACCAGCACCTCTGGCCCTTCTACCAGCAGGGGCTCCGCGAGGGCAGCCTCACGAAGGAGGCGGCGCGGGAGCTGCTGGAGTGCTTCTTCGTGAAGTTCAACAACCACACCTCGCCCTCCAAGGTCGGCGTGACCGCTGCCGAGAGCGGTACCTACACGGACTTCGCCAACCTCAACCTGGGCGGCCTCCGCCCCGACGGCAGCGACGGCAGCAACGAGCTGACGGACCTGCTGCTGGACATCATCGACGAGATGCACCTGCTGCAGCCCAGCAGCAACATGCAGGTCTCGCGCAAGACGCCGGATGCCACCCTCAAGCACGCCCTGCGGGTGATCCGCAACGGCTATGGTTTCCCCTCGCTCTTCAACGCCGATGCCGTGGTGGAGGAGCAGCTGCGCCAGGGCAAGACCCTGGAGGATGCCCGCGCCGGGGGCTGCTCAGGCTGCGTGGAGGTGGGCGCCTTCGGCAAGGAGGCCTACATCCTCACGGGCTACTTCAACCTCTCCAAGATGCTGGAGCTAGCCCTGCACAACGGCTTCGATCCCCGCCTGGGCCGCCAGCTGGGCCCGCAGACGGGCGAGGCCACGACCTTCCAGAGCTTCGAGGACCTGCTTCGGGCCTTCGAAACACAGACCCGCCACTTCCTCGACATCAAGATCCGCGGCAACCAGATCATCGAGCGGCTCTACGCCACCCGCATGCCCGCGCCCTTCCTCTCGGTGCTCACGGATGACTGCATCAAGGCGGGCAAGGACTACAACGCGGGCGGCGCCCGCTACAACAACACCTTCATCCAGGCCGTGGGCATCGGCAGCGTCACGGATAGTCTGGCGGCCCTCCAGCAGGTGGTCTTCGAGCGGGGCGACCTGGCTCTGCCGCAGCTGGTGGCGGTTCTGGATCGCGACTTCTCCGGCGACGAGGTGCTGCGTCAGCGCCTGCTGAACAAGACGCCCAAGTACGGCAACGATGACGATGCTGCGGATGAGGTGATGGTCCGCGTCTTCCGCTTCCTCTTCCAGGCCATCGACGGTCGACCCAACGGCAAGGGTGGCGCCTACCGGCTGGAGATGCTGCCCACCACCTGCCACGTCTATTTCGGCCAGGTGTGCCAGGCCTCGGCGGATGGCCGCCGCGCCGGTGAGCCGCTCTCCGAGGGCATTTCGCCCGTGCAGGGCGCCGATCGTCAGGGCCCCACGGCCGTGCTGCGCTCCGCGGCGAAGATGGACCACGTGAAGACCGGCGGCACCCTGCTCAACATGAAGTTCACGCCGGGCCTGCTGGAAGGCGAGGGCGGCATCGACCGCCTGCACCACCTGGTGCGCAGCTACTTCAAGATGGACGGCCACCACATCCAGTTCAACGTGGTCACCGCCGCCAAGCTGCGGGAGGCCCAGGCCGATCCCGAGGCGCACCGGGGCCTCATCGTGCGGGTGGCAGGCTACTCCGACTACTTCTGCGATCTGTCCTTGGCCCTGCAGGAGGAGATCATCCGCCGCACTGAACACGAGGCCTTCTCGCAGTGA
- a CDS encoding nitrilase-related carbon-nitrogen hydrolase, with translation MRSLRPLALMLASALLYAYAWHGPVGWVAGWLWPLPALLAAPTGGPFREAGWAFGAWCLGALAWWPLEHSVIPLPIFALAHLAMALPFALAVFLYALCRQRRQAWAPWVFAASFTLLTALITTFSPHGTWGLLVYTQTWTPLLQALAWGGPFLLFFAMAALPAALASWRLHPGPEARRNGGVALGLFAWLLTGGLLRIQTTNITPSLSVGLMADDRVVADIGHEEADRVLPIVAGFATEATALAARGAQIIVLPEKAMSMTPSFEAEVDRRLAAAAPKAILIAGLNGMGRPLKLNVARVYAGGQPRASLLKRHLVPGWEAGYAVGPGPLTWPAADTRLGLAICKDFDFTDTSRSLSRADARLVLAPAWDFAGTEAIHAQMARFRAVEGGFALARCAQEGRLDAWDAFGRSLGSASTDGGKATLMAVLPLGPGTTPYARWGEWICVVSGVLLLLAAASWVRGPGESAT, from the coding sequence ATGAGATCCCTCCGCCCCCTCGCGCTCATGCTGGCTTCGGCCCTCCTCTACGCCTATGCCTGGCACGGCCCGGTCGGCTGGGTGGCGGGCTGGCTTTGGCCCTTGCCCGCGCTGCTGGCCGCGCCCACCGGCGGACCCTTCCGAGAGGCGGGCTGGGCTTTCGGCGCCTGGTGCCTCGGTGCCCTCGCCTGGTGGCCTCTGGAGCACAGCGTCATCCCCCTGCCCATCTTCGCCCTGGCCCACCTCGCCATGGCCCTGCCTTTCGCCCTCGCTGTCTTCCTTTACGCGCTCTGCCGACAACGCCGCCAAGCCTGGGCCCCCTGGGTGTTCGCGGCCAGCTTCACCCTGCTCACAGCCCTGATCACCACCTTCAGCCCTCACGGCACCTGGGGCCTGCTCGTCTACACGCAAACCTGGACCCCGTTGCTGCAGGCCCTCGCTTGGGGTGGTCCCTTCCTCCTGTTCTTTGCCATGGCCGCCCTGCCCGCCGCTCTGGCCTCATGGCGGCTCCATCCCGGCCCCGAGGCCCGACGAAACGGCGGGGTTGCCCTGGGCCTTTTCGCGTGGCTCCTCACGGGGGGTCTCCTCCGTATCCAAACGACAAACATCACACCCAGCCTCAGCGTGGGCCTTATGGCCGACGACCGTGTCGTGGCCGACATCGGACACGAGGAGGCGGACCGGGTCCTCCCCATCGTGGCGGGCTTCGCCACAGAAGCCACTGCCCTGGCGGCCCGAGGCGCCCAGATCATCGTTCTGCCCGAAAAGGCCATGAGCATGACGCCCAGCTTTGAAGCCGAGGTGGACCGCCGCCTGGCCGCCGCTGCGCCGAAGGCCATTCTCATCGCGGGGCTCAACGGCATGGGGCGACCGCTGAAGTTGAATGTGGCGCGGGTCTACGCCGGGGGACAGCCCCGCGCCTCCCTTCTCAAGCGCCACCTGGTCCCTGGCTGGGAGGCGGGGTACGCCGTGGGGCCTGGACCACTTACCTGGCCAGCTGCGGACACCCGCCTCGGGCTGGCCATCTGCAAGGATTTCGACTTCACCGACACCTCGCGGAGCCTGAGCCGCGCCGACGCCCGTCTGGTGCTCGCCCCAGCCTGGGATTTCGCAGGCACCGAAGCCATCCATGCTCAGATGGCCCGCTTCCGGGCGGTGGAAGGCGGCTTTGCGTTGGCCCGCTGCGCCCAGGAGGGCCGGCTCGACGCCTGGGATGCGTTCGGCCGTTCACTGGGTTCAGCCAGCACGGATGGAGGCAAAGCCACTCTGATGGCGGTGCTTCCACTGGGCCCTGGAACCACGCCCTATGCGCGCTGGGGGGAGTGGATCTGCGTGGTGTCCGGAGTCCTGCTGCTGCTCGCCGCGGCCTCCTGGGTCCGCGGGCCCGGTGAGTCCGCCACCTAG
- a CDS encoding TetR/AcrR family transcriptional regulator — protein MTRKSDILDAALALHAEEGLEALSMRRLAEQVGLSPMGLYRHHTSKEALVAAMVEYGFERLKRVLLRPLRGTDPLARLKERWDRTLAYSLAHPRLFDLMFLTPGLPVRRYPRDFSDGASPTFPLFVGDVQACMDSGLFRPDDPREVTFLLWTQLHGLIAFHLRDRLSDSPTQLKRRFHRHLDHILRGLAQERP, from the coding sequence GTGACTCGAAAATCCGACATCCTCGACGCCGCCCTCGCCCTCCATGCGGAGGAGGGCCTGGAGGCTCTCTCCATGCGCCGTCTGGCGGAGCAGGTGGGATTGAGCCCCATGGGCCTCTACCGCCACCACACCAGCAAGGAAGCCCTGGTGGCAGCCATGGTCGAATACGGCTTCGAAAGGCTGAAGCGGGTGCTGCTCCGTCCCCTTCGGGGCACCGATCCCCTGGCCCGGCTGAAGGAGCGCTGGGATCGCACCCTCGCTTACTCCCTGGCCCATCCCCGTCTCTTTGATCTGATGTTCCTGACGCCGGGCCTGCCTGTGCGCCGTTATCCCCGTGATTTCAGCGACGGCGCCTCGCCCACCTTCCCCCTCTTCGTCGGCGATGTGCAGGCCTGCATGGACTCGGGCTTGTTCCGCCCGGACGATCCAAGGGAAGTGACCTTCCTGCTGTGGACCCAACTCCACGGACTCATTGCCTTCCACCTTCGGGATCGCCTTTCGGATTCCCCCACCCAGCTAAAGCGCCGCTTCCACCGCCACTTGGACCACATTCTGCGCGGCCTTGCGCAGGAGCGCCCATGA
- a CDS encoding MFS transporter has translation MRHRRCRMTNLFHPKTRLVTRHFALVWALTFVTFFAAFQLFPTVPLRLRELGASLAESGRFMSLFTAGSAIGALFTGPLGDRVGHRRLVVSCAMLYAVFLGAYAVMPSRWGFYLLAFPHGIVWSGLLTATMASLSHVLPKDRHADGLSLYGLASPGGVIVGPLLGMWIFQHWGFAPIGWYLALLFLLLGALGTTLPADHAHGRAEGFKWPDVVVLGPCLVLFCTALGYGAIGSYTAQEGLALGMKLPSAFLSFMAVGMVLMRLAMLRRGFGKRPIRKLPGMLLGAFAGLALLAFLPGGMPRHIAAALLYGAGYSMLHTLLNAKLLESVDPQRRGSAFGALLFAFDAGIGLGSFSLGWVIGHHSYRLGWAVGALAMLAALPMALKLSRD, from the coding sequence GTGCGGCACAGGAGGTGCCGCATGACGAATCTTTTCCACCCCAAAACGCGGCTCGTGACTCGCCATTTCGCCCTGGTCTGGGCCCTCACCTTCGTCACCTTCTTCGCCGCCTTCCAGCTCTTCCCCACGGTGCCCCTGCGCCTGCGGGAACTGGGCGCCAGCCTCGCGGAGAGTGGGCGCTTCATGAGCCTCTTCACGGCGGGCAGCGCCATCGGCGCCTTGTTCACGGGGCCCCTGGGTGACCGCGTGGGACACCGCCGCCTGGTGGTCAGCTGCGCCATGCTCTATGCAGTGTTCCTGGGCGCCTATGCCGTGATGCCCAGCCGCTGGGGGTTCTACCTGCTGGCCTTCCCCCACGGCATCGTGTGGTCGGGCTTGCTCACAGCCACCATGGCCTCCCTTTCCCACGTGCTGCCCAAGGATCGCCATGCCGATGGCCTCAGCCTCTACGGCCTGGCCAGCCCTGGTGGCGTCATCGTGGGGCCCCTGCTGGGCATGTGGATCTTCCAGCATTGGGGTTTCGCCCCCATTGGCTGGTATCTGGCCCTGCTCTTTCTTCTGCTGGGCGCCCTGGGCACCACCCTGCCCGCGGATCACGCCCATGGCCGGGCCGAGGGTTTCAAGTGGCCCGATGTTGTGGTGCTGGGCCCCTGCCTGGTGCTGTTTTGCACCGCCCTGGGCTATGGCGCCATCGGCAGCTACACGGCCCAGGAAGGCCTGGCGCTGGGCATGAAGCTACCCTCGGCCTTCCTATCGTTCATGGCCGTGGGCATGGTCCTCATGCGCCTGGCCATGCTTCGCAGGGGGTTCGGCAAGCGGCCCATCCGCAAACTGCCGGGCATGCTGCTGGGAGCCTTCGCGGGCCTCGCCCTGCTGGCCTTCCTGCCCGGCGGGATGCCACGACACATCGCCGCGGCCCTGCTCTACGGCGCGGGCTACAGCATGCTGCACACCCTCCTCAACGCCAAGCTGCTGGAATCCGTGGATCCCCAGCGCCGGGGCTCAGCCTTCGGCGCCCTGCTCTTCGCCTTCGACGCGGGCATCGGCCTGGGCAGCTTCAGCCTGGGCTGGGTCATCGGCCATCACAGTTACCGGCTGGGCTGGGCCGTGGGCGCCCTGGCCATGCTGGCGGCCTTGCCCATGGCTCTGAAGCTGAGCCGGGACTGA
- a CDS encoding MFS transporter has translation MEVAGESRRRGFFTAPFIVLCSFYFLVFAAGYQLFPVVPLRLRELGASLAESGRFQTAFMLGSGFGSLCTGPLGDRLGQRRVLRVASLAVVLILVIYALLKVRWVFYLLAPVHGLLWSALRTASVAKVGGILSAEHRAQGMSLFGLTGPGGVAVGPLVGLWLMPHLGFAWMLILLAGVFAVLHGLIGALPREAPREIEPAALFQWPDRAVWGTVVVMLLVGLGFGPMPPYSAQEAKALGMAWPATFLTCFALGMMAIRGLLALTGMGKRPVRLLPYMIALATVGYALLALLPGGMARHLLAGLIYGAGYGMVHTLLLMNIFATTPPQRTGAAVGALFFAFDAATALGALGLGWVMEHRNFRWGWALGAALMALSIPAARRIVRRSLSREAGMTPEPPPSGILEG, from the coding sequence ATGGAAGTCGCGGGGGAGTCGAGGCGCAGGGGGTTCTTCACGGCACCCTTCATCGTGTTGTGTTCCTTTTACTTCCTGGTTTTTGCCGCGGGCTACCAGCTGTTCCCCGTGGTGCCGCTGCGCCTGCGCGAGCTCGGCGCCAGCCTCGCGGAGAGCGGGCGTTTCCAGACGGCGTTCATGCTGGGTTCAGGTTTCGGCTCCCTCTGCACAGGACCCCTGGGCGACCGCCTGGGCCAGCGGCGGGTGCTGCGGGTGGCTTCCCTGGCGGTGGTGCTGATCCTCGTGATCTACGCCCTGTTGAAGGTGCGCTGGGTGTTCTACCTGTTGGCGCCGGTGCACGGCCTGCTCTGGTCCGCCCTGCGCACAGCCTCCGTGGCCAAGGTGGGCGGCATCCTCTCCGCCGAACACCGGGCCCAGGGCATGTCACTCTTCGGCCTCACGGGCCCAGGTGGCGTGGCCGTGGGGCCCCTGGTGGGCCTCTGGCTGATGCCCCACCTGGGCTTCGCCTGGATGCTCATTCTGCTGGCGGGCGTGTTCGCCGTGCTGCACGGACTCATCGGCGCCCTGCCCCGCGAGGCCCCCCGAGAGATCGAACCCGCGGCCCTGTTCCAGTGGCCTGATCGCGCGGTCTGGGGCACGGTGGTGGTGATGCTGCTGGTGGGCCTGGGCTTCGGCCCCATGCCGCCCTACAGCGCCCAGGAGGCCAAGGCCCTGGGCATGGCCTGGCCCGCCACCTTCCTCACCTGCTTCGCTCTCGGCATGATGGCCATCCGCGGCCTGCTGGCGCTCACGGGCATGGGAAAGCGCCCCGTACGGCTGCTCCCGTATATGATTGCCCTGGCCACGGTGGGCTACGCCCTGCTGGCCCTCCTGCCAGGCGGCATGGCCCGCCACCTGCTCGCGGGGCTCATCTACGGCGCGGGATATGGCATGGTGCACACCCTGCTGCTCATGAACATCTTCGCCACCACGCCGCCCCAGCGCACGGGCGCCGCCGTGGGGGCCCTCTTCTTCGCCTTCGACGCGGCCACGGCCCTGGGCGCCCTGGGCCTGGGCTGGGTGATGGAGCATCGGAATTTCCGCTGGGGCTGGGCCCTCGGCGCCGCCCTCATGGCCTTGTCCATTCCCGCCGCCCGCCGCATCGTCCGCCGCTCCCTCAGCCGCGAGGCAGGCATGACACCCGAGCCTCCGCCCTCTGGCATCCTGGAGGGATGA
- a CDS encoding acyl-CoA carboxylase subunit beta codes for MQLDSFQSEVARIKQGGAAKAHEKNAETGKLFARERIRLLVDEGSFMEDGLFANALAKDLPADGVITGTATVNGRPMALMANDSTIKAGSWGARTVEKIIRIQEVALRMKVPMLYLVDSAGARITDQLDMFPGRRHAGTIFHMEVALSGLVPQVCLLFGPSAAGGAYIPAFCDVVIMVEGNASMYLGSPRMAEMVIGEKISLEDLGGARMHCSVSGCGDFLVKTEAEAIALCRQYLGYFPQHCEDALPVAEPKAVSAKAKDLAALVPQDIMAPFQMKDFIEGLVDEGSFLEVKKLFAGEIITGLARMNGKPVGILANQPRVKGGVLFVDSADKATRFITLCDAFGLPLIFLSDVPGFMIGSAVEKQGIIRHGAKMISAMASCSTPRFCVVVRKAYGAGLYAMSGPGFDPDATLALPTASIAVMGAEAAVNAVFANKIAEKPEAERAAYVQQLRNEYNEDIDLKKLGAEMHVDAIVDPAQLRGELIARLTRARRREMWPAKRRAVTPV; via the coding sequence ATGCAGTTGGATTCCTTCCAATCGGAAGTTGCGCGCATCAAGCAAGGCGGCGCCGCGAAGGCTCATGAGAAAAATGCCGAGACCGGCAAGCTCTTCGCCCGTGAGCGCATCCGCCTGCTGGTGGACGAGGGCAGCTTCATGGAGGATGGCCTCTTCGCCAATGCCCTGGCCAAGGACCTTCCGGCGGATGGCGTCATCACCGGGACGGCCACGGTGAACGGTCGGCCCATGGCCCTCATGGCCAACGACAGCACCATCAAGGCCGGCAGCTGGGGCGCTCGCACGGTGGAGAAGATCATCCGCATCCAGGAAGTGGCCCTGCGGATGAAGGTGCCCATGCTCTACCTGGTGGATAGCGCTGGAGCGCGCATCACCGATCAGCTCGACATGTTCCCGGGCCGTCGTCACGCGGGCACCATCTTCCACATGGAGGTGGCGCTGTCGGGCCTGGTGCCCCAGGTGTGCCTGCTCTTCGGCCCTTCGGCGGCGGGTGGCGCCTACATCCCCGCCTTCTGCGACGTGGTGATCATGGTCGAGGGCAACGCCAGCATGTACCTGGGATCGCCTCGCATGGCGGAGATGGTCATCGGCGAAAAGATCTCGCTGGAGGACCTGGGCGGCGCCCGCATGCACTGCTCCGTGAGCGGCTGCGGCGATTTCCTGGTGAAGACCGAAGCCGAGGCCATCGCCCTCTGCCGCCAGTATCTCGGCTACTTCCCCCAGCACTGCGAAGACGCTCTGCCCGTCGCGGAACCGAAGGCTGTGTCCGCCAAGGCGAAGGACCTGGCCGCCCTAGTGCCTCAGGACATCATGGCCCCCTTCCAGATGAAGGATTTCATCGAGGGCCTTGTGGACGAAGGCAGTTTCCTGGAGGTGAAGAAGCTCTTCGCCGGGGAGATCATCACAGGGCTGGCCCGCATGAATGGCAAGCCCGTGGGCATCCTGGCCAACCAGCCCCGTGTGAAGGGCGGCGTGCTCTTCGTGGACAGCGCCGACAAGGCCACACGCTTCATCACCCTCTGTGATGCGTTCGGCCTGCCGCTGATCTTCCTCAGCGACGTGCCGGGCTTCATGATTGGCAGCGCCGTGGAGAAGCAGGGCATCATCCGCCACGGAGCCAAGATGATCAGCGCCATGGCCAGCTGCAGCACGCCCCGCTTCTGCGTGGTGGTGCGCAAAGCCTACGGTGCGGGCCTCTACGCCATGAGCGGCCCTGGCTTCGATCCCGACGCCACTCTGGCCCTGCCCACGGCCAGCATCGCCGTCATGGGCGCCGAGGCCGCCGTGAACGCCGTGTTCGCCAACAAGATCGCCGAAAAGCCCGAAGCGGAACGCGCCGCGTACGTGCAGCAACTCCGCAACGAGTACAACGAGGACATCGACCTGAAGAAACTGGGTGCCGAGATGCACGTGGATGCCATCGTCGATCCGGCACAGCTCCGGGGTGAACTGATTGCCCGCCTGACTCGCGCCCGGCGTCGGGAAATGTGGCCCGCCAAACGGCGGGCTGTCACTCCAGTCTGA
- a CDS encoding DinB family protein — protein sequence MFRRVDDFKTIWQQEAEKTLAVLAAIPDAAAHQAVDAQHRDLRRMAWHLVETVLELPQHLGLKVKGTVGLGPDGLIATPPPPTMAEIAEAYRVASDSLLDHIGSWNNTELGRNFNLYGETWTGAFALFVLVTHQTHHRGQMTVLLRQAGLHVPSTYGPTKEEWATFGMEAPKV from the coding sequence ATGTTTCGCCGCGTGGACGATTTCAAGACCATCTGGCAACAGGAGGCGGAAAAAACCTTGGCAGTGCTTGCCGCCATTCCCGATGCGGCGGCCCATCAGGCGGTGGATGCGCAGCACCGGGATTTGCGGCGCATGGCCTGGCATCTGGTGGAAACGGTGCTGGAACTGCCCCAGCACCTGGGCTTGAAGGTGAAGGGCACCGTGGGACTGGGACCCGATGGCCTCATCGCCACGCCGCCTCCACCCACCATGGCCGAGATTGCCGAGGCCTACCGCGTGGCCAGCGATTCCCTGCTGGATCACATCGGCAGCTGGAACAACACCGAACTGGGTCGGAATTTCAACCTCTACGGGGAAACGTGGACCGGGGCCTTCGCGCTGTTCGTACTGGTGACCCACCAGACGCACCACCGCGGCCAGATGACCGTGCTGCTGCGCCAGGCGGGCCTGCACGTGCCCAGCACCTACGGACCGACCAAGGAGGAATGGGCGACCTTCGGCATGGAAGCCCCGAAGGTCTGA
- a CDS encoding RNA polymerase sigma factor has protein sequence MEEGSNRLAEVFEREKARLLGFVRRQVAGFSGMDAEDIVSDVTYNLLRRADVIVDIENLTAYLYRSLANRITDHRRGSIPTLSLDHPAAQDAGEPRSIRPEDVIPTPEEEYRQSQLRQRLQWALGQLRPKERAVWVATEIDDRSFRDLAEDWDEPIGTLLSRKSRATARLRDLLSDYRNLS, from the coding sequence ATGGAGGAGGGCAGCAACCGTCTGGCAGAGGTGTTCGAGCGCGAAAAGGCTCGGCTGCTCGGCTTCGTTCGCCGACAGGTGGCAGGTTTCTCCGGCATGGACGCCGAAGACATCGTTTCAGACGTCACCTACAACCTGCTGCGTCGCGCCGATGTGATCGTCGACATCGAAAACCTCACCGCCTACCTCTACCGCTCGCTGGCCAACCGCATCACCGACCACCGGCGGGGCAGCATCCCAACCCTCTCGCTGGATCATCCCGCCGCCCAGGATGCGGGCGAACCCCGCTCCATCCGTCCTGAAGACGTGATTCCCACCCCGGAAGAGGAATACCGACAGTCCCAACTTCGCCAACGACTCCAATGGGCCCTCGGCCAGCTTCGTCCGAAGGAGCGCGCCGTGTGGGTGGCCACCGAGATCGACGACCGCAGCTTTCGCGATCTGGCCGAAGACTGGGATGAACCCATCGGCACCCTGCTCTCGCGGAAGAGCCGCGCCACCGCCCGCCTCCGCGACCTTCTCTCCGACTACCGCAACCTTTCCTAG